One Nodosilinea sp. FACHB-141 DNA segment encodes these proteins:
- a CDS encoding DUF2288 domain-containing protein has protein sequence MSQDLKQELTDMLAPADWAWISPHANRGAVVVVDRQLDLVEVGMAIATDNTAAVNRWIAEALITKPSPLQLEVWDQAAKKQFQSLIVQPFVLVQEAPVHEN, from the coding sequence ATGTCCCAAGACCTCAAACAAGAACTTACCGATATGCTTGCCCCTGCCGATTGGGCCTGGATCAGCCCCCACGCCAATCGGGGGGCAGTGGTGGTGGTCGATCGACAGCTAGATTTAGTCGAGGTGGGGATGGCGATTGCCACCGACAATACTGCCGCCGTCAACCGCTGGATTGCCGAAGCTCTAATCACCAAGCCCTCGCCCTTGCAGCTAGAAGTGTGGGATCAAGCGGCCAAAAAGCAGTTTCAGTCGTTGATTGTGCAACCCTTTGTGCTCGTGCAAGAAGCCCCAGTCCATGAAAACTGA
- a CDS encoding lysophospholipid acyltransferase family protein encodes MSRDREPPVNLLWYHLFKWSVVSPMLGLYFRGRVYGTDQVPKTGGLVVVANHASDFDPPLLSAAVRRPVSYMAKEELFKVPVLSQAIRLYGAYPVKRGSADRSAIREALKQLEQGWAVGIFLQGTRTPDGRIPEPKIGAALIAAKAQVPLLPVSLWGTQRIFTKGSSIPRPTPLTIRIGAPIAPPPSTAREGLEVITTQCATEIHRLHDLGR; translated from the coding sequence ATGAGTCGCGATCGCGAACCCCCCGTTAACCTGCTGTGGTACCACCTGTTCAAATGGTCGGTGGTGAGCCCGATGCTGGGCTTATATTTTCGGGGCCGGGTCTACGGTACCGATCAGGTGCCCAAAACCGGAGGACTGGTGGTAGTTGCCAACCACGCCAGCGACTTTGACCCGCCGCTGCTATCCGCCGCCGTGCGCCGTCCCGTCTCTTACATGGCCAAAGAAGAGTTGTTCAAGGTGCCGGTGCTCAGTCAAGCCATTCGCCTCTACGGGGCTTACCCAGTAAAGCGGGGTAGCGCTGATCGCAGCGCCATTCGCGAAGCCCTCAAGCAGCTGGAGCAGGGCTGGGCAGTGGGCATTTTTCTCCAGGGCACTCGCACACCCGATGGCCGCATTCCTGAGCCTAAAATCGGCGCGGCGTTGATTGCGGCCAAAGCCCAGGTACCGCTGCTGCCCGTTAGCCTCTGGGGCACCCAACGCATTTTCACCAAGGGTTCGTCGATACCCCGCCCTACCCCCCTGACCATTCGAATTGGTGCCCCCATAGCCCCGCCCCCCTCCACTGCCCGCGAGGGGTTAGAGGTCATCACCACCCAGTGCGCCACCGAAATCCATCGCCTCCACGACCTTGGCCGTTAG